One Dokdonia sp. Dokd-P16 genomic window carries:
- a CDS encoding bifunctional 4-hydroxy-2-oxoglutarate aldolase/2-dehydro-3-deoxy-phosphogluconate aldolase — translation MARFTRLEVAQAMKDTGIVPLFYNESVEVGKQLLQACYSGGARVIEFTSRGDNAHKVFDELCAFAKAELPELILGVGSVTDAAAASLYLQLGANFVVTPVLREDIALVCNRRKVLWSPGCGSLTEIARAEELGCEIVKLFPGGIYGAQFVKAIKGPCPWTSVMPTGGVSPTKESLEEWFNAGVTCVGLGSKLIALDENGAWDYKKIEEKTALAIDLIKVIRSK, via the coding sequence ATGGCAAGATTTACAAGATTAGAAGTAGCACAAGCAATGAAAGACACGGGAATTGTTCCTTTGTTTTATAATGAATCTGTTGAGGTAGGCAAGCAATTATTACAAGCTTGTTACAGCGGTGGTGCTCGAGTAATAGAGTTTACCAGCCGTGGTGATAATGCACATAAGGTGTTTGATGAGCTGTGCGCTTTCGCGAAAGCGGAATTACCTGAGTTAATACTTGGCGTAGGTAGTGTTACAGACGCAGCAGCAGCATCTCTTTATTTGCAGTTAGGAGCAAACTTTGTAGTAACTCCTGTATTGCGTGAAGATATCGCCTTGGTCTGTAATAGAAGAAAAGTGCTATGGTCACCAGGCTGCGGATCACTAACAGAAATTGCTCGCGCCGAAGAACTAGGATGTGAGATTGTAAAACTATTTCCAGGAGGTATTTATGGAGCCCAGTTTGTAAAAGCTATAAAAGGACCATGTCCTTGGACGTCAGTGATGCCTACAGGCGGTGTTTCTCCTACTAAAGAAAGCCTAGAAGAATGGTTTAATGCAGGAGTAACCTGCGTAGGCCTAGGTTCAAAACTCATTGCTCTAGATGAGAATGGAGCATGGGATTATAAAAAAATAGAAGAAAAGACAGCGCTGGCTATCGATTTAATAAAAGTTATAAGAAGCAAATAA
- a CDS encoding MarC family protein — protein sequence MDNLITFAVTVFTGFFAITNPISNMTIFLSLTEGADKKTKQNINKRANIVAFIIVAGFVLLGKFIFELFQITIPAFKIFGGILVFLIGFDMLQSKKVNVKHLKEVDIDENIAISPLAIPIIAGPGTIVTAMNSVSDATYMEIGVVILIFAIMCMLMYITFSASNLIVKVLGNNVISVIGKIMGLIIGIIGTGMIIEGVKISFDLMP from the coding sequence ATGGATAACTTAATTACGTTTGCAGTTACTGTATTTACAGGCTTTTTTGCTATAACAAATCCTATCTCAAACATGACTATCTTTTTGTCACTCACAGAGGGAGCAGATAAAAAGACAAAGCAAAATATCAATAAAAGAGCGAATATAGTTGCGTTTATTATTGTTGCTGGTTTTGTGCTGTTAGGTAAGTTTATCTTTGAGTTATTCCAAATAACAATACCTGCTTTTAAGATATTTGGTGGTATTCTAGTGTTTCTTATTGGTTTTGATATGTTACAGTCTAAAAAAGTTAATGTAAAGCACTTAAAAGAAGTAGACATAGATGAAAATATTGCAATCTCGCCCTTAGCTATCCCAATTATTGCAGGTCCAGGTACAATTGTAACTGCAATGAACTCCGTATCAGATGCAACTTACATGGAGATAGGGGTAGTGATTTTGATTTTTGCCATCATGTGTATGTTGATGTACATAACATTCAGCGCCAGCAATCTTATTGTTAAGGTTTTAGGTAACAATGTAATCTCTGTAATAGGTAAAATTATGGGTTTAATAATAGGTATTATAGGTACAGGGATGATTATAGAAGGAGTGAAAATTTCCTTTGATTTGATGCCATAA
- a CDS encoding SdiA-regulated domain-containing protein, whose protein sequence is MNSRKYIPHLFIVTLAIILTISCANSYNNQSDEKDKTTIQKKSEEDYTIVKTWKMPKILNEVSGISWISENTIACVEDEDGIIFIYDLKKEKVIQEITFAGSGDYEGVTVNGNDAYVMRSDGLIYEILRFRESEPKTTTFQTAFTASNNIETLTLDAKRNSLVITPKDRDRKDGFKGLYYIPLDSKTMDAKPAIRINMDDKAFKDYQKKKVYHTFNPSDVAIHPATGDYYVLEGKNPKIAILDSDGTIKKVYKLDKDNFAQPEGITFSPDGRLFISNEARKDEATIVEVDFN, encoded by the coding sequence ATGAACTCTAGAAAATATATACCTCACCTATTTATTGTCACTCTCGCAATCATTCTCACTATAAGTTGTGCAAATAGTTATAACAATCAGAGCGATGAAAAAGACAAAACCACGATTCAAAAAAAATCTGAGGAGGATTATACAATTGTTAAAACCTGGAAAATGCCAAAAATTCTAAATGAGGTAAGTGGTATCTCGTGGATTTCTGAGAACACCATAGCTTGTGTAGAAGATGAGGATGGCATTATTTTTATATATGATCTTAAAAAAGAAAAAGTCATTCAAGAAATAACGTTTGCTGGAAGTGGAGACTATGAAGGCGTTACTGTTAACGGTAATGATGCTTATGTAATGCGAAGTGATGGATTGATTTATGAAATATTACGCTTTCGCGAAAGCGAACCTAAAACAACTACTTTTCAAACAGCATTTACCGCTAGTAATAACATAGAAACACTCACACTAGATGCTAAAAGAAATAGCCTCGTTATAACGCCAAAAGATCGTGATCGTAAGGATGGCTTTAAAGGGCTGTATTACATTCCGCTAGATTCTAAGACTATGGATGCAAAACCCGCTATACGCATAAACATGGATGATAAGGCTTTTAAAGATTATCAAAAGAAGAAAGTGTATCATACTTTTAACCCGTCTGACGTGGCAATACACCCTGCAACTGGCGATTATTATGTGCTTGAGGGTAAAAACCCAAAGATAGCGATACTAGATAGCGATGGTACAATTAAAAAAGTATACAAACTAGATAAAGACAACTTTGCTCAGCCAGAGGGAATTACTTTTAGTCCTGACGGGAGGCTTTTTATCTCTAATGAAGCTAGAAAAGATGAAGCGACTATTGTAGAAGTTGATTTTAATTAA
- a CDS encoding phosphatase PAP2 family protein, protein MKQKLASLIYWIKSLLIKVFQKYDGRWAYIITTTIALALFIGGIKLFISLTETLKSTYLADSDTAISNYVASFRTPYLTSYFVFVTDLGDALGYVITFILCTIIFYFTFKKWRYVAQLAFVMVLALSSNLLLKQIINRARPDVEHLVTVETLSYPSGHAMMAMAFYGTLLFLISKFPIKRFYKILFITICLILILSIGLSRIYLGVHYPSDIAGGFIAGFVWVVFCVIVFDLIQIFKRDPAT, encoded by the coding sequence ATGAAACAAAAACTAGCATCACTTATTTATTGGATTAAAAGTTTATTAATCAAGGTATTTCAAAAATATGATGGTAGGTGGGCTTATATTATCACAACAACTATAGCCTTAGCACTGTTTATAGGCGGTATCAAATTATTTATATCACTTACAGAAACTTTAAAAAGCACCTATCTGGCTGATTCTGATACGGCAATCTCTAATTATGTAGCTAGCTTCAGGACGCCTTATCTTACAAGCTATTTTGTTTTTGTGACAGATTTAGGTGACGCACTAGGCTATGTAATTACATTCATATTATGTACGATTATATTTTACTTTACGTTTAAAAAATGGAGATATGTAGCTCAGCTAGCATTTGTGATGGTGCTTGCATTAAGCTCTAATCTCCTCTTAAAACAAATAATCAATAGAGCCCGACCAGATGTAGAGCACCTCGTTACGGTAGAAACTCTGAGTTACCCAAGCGGGCACGCCATGATGGCCATGGCATTTTACGGGACACTATTATTCTTAATTAGCAAGTTTCCAATTAAGAGGTTTTATAAAATCCTATTTATCACTATATGCTTAATCTTGATTTTAAGTATCGGTCTCAGTCGTATATACTTAGGCGTGCATTACCCCTCAGATATTGCAGGTGGCTTTATTGCAGGCTTTGTCTGGGTAGTATTTTGTGTGATTGTTTTTGATTTAATTCAGATTTTTAAACGTGACCCAGCTACTTAA